In Massilia violaceinigra, the following are encoded in one genomic region:
- a CDS encoding glycoside hydrolase family 19 protein, whose amino-acid sequence MTLDQLVRILPFARPRAAKYLGWLNATMNEFDITTPARQASFISQLGHESAHLRYVEERASGAAYDTGRLAFRLGNTPEADGDGQKWKGHGFMQVTGAVNHAACAAYFGIPVERISAWLVTPEGASRSAGWFWKEHGLNELADAGDQVAVTRRINGGINGLADRLALFNTARKVLA is encoded by the coding sequence ATGACGCTCGACCAGCTGGTGCGCATCCTTCCCTTTGCCCGGCCGCGCGCGGCCAAGTACCTTGGCTGGCTCAATGCGACCATGAACGAGTTCGACATCACCACGCCGGCACGCCAGGCGTCGTTTATCTCCCAGCTGGGGCATGAATCGGCACACCTGCGCTATGTCGAGGAACGGGCGTCCGGCGCCGCCTACGATACCGGCCGGCTGGCCTTCCGGCTGGGTAACACCCCCGAGGCGGATGGCGACGGCCAGAAGTGGAAAGGGCACGGGTTCATGCAGGTGACGGGTGCGGTCAACCACGCGGCGTGCGCCGCCTACTTCGGCATTCCGGTCGAGCGCATTTCGGCCTGGCTGGTCACACCGGAGGGCGCCAGCCGTTCGGCCGGCTGGTTCTGGAAAGAACACGGGCTTAACGAGCTGGCCGACGCCGGCGACCAGGTCGCTGTAACGCGCCGCATCAACGGCGGCATCAACGGTCTGGCCGACCGCCTCGCCCTGTTCAACACGGCGCGCAAGGTGCTGGCATGA
- a CDS encoding outer membrane protein — protein MTKRDTGRYITLATALAASSLVLAPALAAVDEAPANYWGGHLGANMLQEWNASVDFGFGTPIDGRADLKRGVHGGMQVGRQSGHGRYELEYERGRIRVQRLTLEPLSKAVDGSGHYDAIFANAYRTDRLGTALDSFVGGGIGWGRVKLPQLNLGDTCACFGPASKSGFAWQLRAGLTYRMSATDSIALQYSWLQLPRPYRDGAPSVKYERRRLGAFTLGYLHNFR, from the coding sequence ATGACAAAACGAGACACTGGACGTTACATCACCCTGGCTACCGCGCTGGCGGCCAGCTCTTTGGTGTTGGCACCGGCGCTGGCTGCGGTCGACGAGGCGCCAGCGAATTACTGGGGCGGGCACCTCGGTGCCAACATGCTGCAGGAATGGAATGCCAGCGTGGATTTCGGATTCGGCACGCCGATCGACGGGCGGGCCGATCTGAAGCGGGGTGTGCATGGTGGAATGCAGGTGGGGCGCCAGTCCGGTCACGGCCGCTATGAGCTGGAGTACGAGCGCGGACGCATTCGCGTGCAGCGGCTGACGCTTGAGCCGCTGAGCAAGGCAGTAGACGGTAGCGGCCACTACGATGCCATATTCGCCAACGCCTACCGGACAGACCGGCTCGGCACCGCGCTGGACAGCTTTGTTGGCGGCGGGATAGGCTGGGGCCGCGTCAAGCTACCGCAACTGAATCTGGGCGACACGTGCGCGTGCTTCGGCCCTGCATCGAAAAGCGGTTTCGCTTGGCAGTTACGGGCCGGCCTTACTTACCGCATGTCCGCTACCGACAGTATTGCGCTGCAATATTCTTGGCTGCAGCTGCCACGGCCCTATCGGGACGGGGCACCTTCCGTAAAATATGAGCGCCGGCGTCTTGGCGCATTTACACTAGGCTACCTACACAATTTTCGCTGA
- a CDS encoding phage tail fiber protein, with amino-acid sequence MAGLSVYAETAILNALLRGTNFVAPPSAALRLALCTADPTDAGNLNEIASGTWYTRQLTGAFTAPAPGGAGQQVSNASSITFPAVTGAAITVTHVAVFDALNAGNMLFSAPMLSSKTLQVGDVLSFAPGTLIGNLN; translated from the coding sequence ATGGCTGGATTATCCGTTTACGCCGAAACGGCGATACTGAACGCGCTGCTGCGCGGTACGAATTTCGTCGCTCCGCCCAGCGCTGCGTTGCGCCTCGCTCTCTGCACAGCCGACCCGACCGACGCGGGCAACTTGAACGAGATCGCGTCCGGCACGTGGTACACGCGCCAGTTGACCGGCGCATTTACCGCGCCGGCACCCGGCGGCGCCGGGCAACAGGTATCGAACGCGTCTTCGATCACCTTCCCCGCGGTGACCGGTGCGGCCATCACCGTGACCCACGTCGCCGTCTTTGACGCCCTCAATGCAGGGAACATGCTGTTCTCTGCCCCGATGCTGTCCTCAAAGACGCTGCAAGTAGGCGATGTGCTGTCTTTTGCGCCCGGCACGCTCATCGGAAATCTGAACTAA
- a CDS encoding N4-gp56 family major capsid protein, whose translation MGNTTYGDISPRTAAYANKQLLKRAIPYLCLEKFGQAKTLPANSSKTIVFRRYSALDTTPSALVEGVTPGSLTMASTDVPCMLTQYGSMITITDIIEDTHEDNVLNEAIDLLGEQAAQMIERMRYGVLRAGTNVVYSNGATRADVVAPISLAVQRKIVKALKRQNAEPITKVVKSTAAFGTEAVAKSYIGLIHPDMESDVRNMLGADGKSCFAPIEKYGSMTPYENEIGKVEDVRYLSSTIFVPFVNAGGDKGLMTSTAGVKADVYPALYIATNAYAVVALKGMFALTPMVVNAKPSDSDPLAQRGRVAWKAMQGAVILNDQWMVRGEFAVTA comes from the coding sequence ATGGGCAATACCACTTACGGCGACATCTCGCCGCGTACCGCTGCGTACGCGAACAAGCAACTGCTGAAACGCGCCATCCCTTACCTGTGCCTCGAAAAGTTCGGCCAGGCCAAGACCCTGCCCGCCAACTCGTCCAAGACCATCGTCTTCCGCCGCTACTCGGCGCTCGACACCACCCCTTCGGCGCTGGTCGAAGGGGTGACGCCTGGCTCGCTGACCATGGCATCGACCGACGTGCCGTGCATGCTGACCCAGTACGGCTCGATGATCACCATCACCGACATCATCGAAGACACGCACGAGGACAATGTCCTGAACGAAGCGATCGACCTGCTGGGCGAACAGGCCGCGCAGATGATCGAGCGCATGCGCTACGGCGTGCTGCGCGCCGGTACCAACGTGGTCTACTCCAACGGCGCCACCCGCGCGGACGTCGTCGCGCCGATCTCGCTGGCGGTACAGCGCAAGATCGTCAAGGCCCTGAAACGCCAGAACGCGGAGCCGATCACCAAAGTGGTCAAGTCGACGGCGGCATTCGGCACTGAAGCGGTGGCCAAGAGCTACATCGGCCTGATCCACCCGGACATGGAATCGGACGTACGCAACATGCTGGGCGCGGACGGCAAGTCGTGCTTCGCGCCGATCGAGAAGTACGGTTCGATGACTCCGTACGAAAACGAGATCGGCAAGGTCGAAGATGTCCGCTACCTGTCCTCGACCATCTTCGTCCCCTTCGTCAATGCCGGCGGCGACAAGGGCCTGATGACTTCCACGGCCGGCGTGAAGGCCGACGTCTACCCGGCGCTGTACATCGCAACCAACGCGTATGCGGTCGTGGCGCTCAAGGGCATGTTCGCGCTCACTCCCATGGTGGTCAACGCGAAGCCGAGCGACTCGGACCCGCTGGCGCAGCGCGGTCGCGTGGCGTGGAAGGCGATGCAGGGCGCCGTGATCCTCAACGACCAGTGGATGGTGCGCGGCGAGTTCGCCGTCACCGCATAA
- a CDS encoding phage adaptor protein, with protein sequence MPTIIVSAIVQRASRLLQDHEHTRWPQSELLDWLIDGQREAALINPSIFMRTTPVTLVVGTLQHLPIDGKALLDVPRNANGHAVTRIARKALDAQVPDWHSPARAKAKVLHFCFSGDDPKTFYVFPPSPGGNAVTAVYEAIPPALTLNDPISLDDSYVGALLDYLMYRAYEKDSEYAPENAGFAALHRGAFNALVKGKAPPAAPST encoded by the coding sequence ATGCCAACCATAATAGTTAGCGCTATAGTCCAGCGCGCTTCACGCCTGCTTCAAGATCATGAGCACACACGCTGGCCCCAGTCTGAATTGCTCGACTGGCTGATCGACGGTCAGCGCGAGGCCGCGCTAATAAACCCGTCCATCTTCATGCGCACCACACCGGTGACGCTCGTCGTCGGTACCTTGCAGCATTTGCCGATCGACGGCAAGGCGTTGCTGGATGTGCCGCGCAATGCCAACGGCCACGCGGTCACGCGCATTGCCCGCAAAGCGCTCGACGCCCAAGTGCCCGACTGGCACTCGCCGGCGCGCGCCAAAGCAAAGGTTCTGCACTTCTGCTTTTCCGGGGACGACCCGAAGACCTTTTATGTCTTCCCCCCTTCACCTGGCGGCAATGCAGTGACGGCGGTCTACGAGGCGATCCCGCCAGCGCTGACTCTGAACGATCCGATTTCGCTCGATGACAGCTACGTCGGCGCGCTGCTCGACTACCTCATGTACCGCGCCTACGAAAAGGATAGCGAGTACGCGCCAGAAAACGCCGGCTTCGCGGCCCTGCACCGGGGCGCCTTCAACGCCCTTGTCAAAGGCAAGGCGCCGCCGGCCGCTCCATCCACCTGA
- a CDS encoding portal protein, with translation MTDVVDTTHEEYVRAATEGMARDDDAAYIALDTLGITLLAEFAQAVVDRRETEQRWLMDLRQYRGLYDPDVEAKFGKNRSRAFVRLTRVKVKTANARVADLLFPTTSDRNWTAEPTAVPSVDRDTKRKLISQIVAKTGVVPAKRELDAAIAKLVKMAADKMTKVMDDQLAEAQYKGTARDVLHSGHLYGTGVLKAPLVERKTRQKFVQVNGNWVMKTESYIVPFVAYVPLWRFYPDMSATKLADCAYVFEQHIMTRGALAELAKRKAFNGAKIRSYILANPKGAQTSRAYDNEIRQIGERQSAKLNHDGNYEVVERWGWIGGELLSQAGVDVPAGRMHETFFSNVWMLPDGDVIKITLQPINGVTYPYHLYYADKDETSIFGDGFASIMRDDQTTVNAATRMVLDNAALSAGPQIEVNMALLSPAEDADDMYPFKIWKRTGQDAGQQAIRVLNVPNGLEELLPIVEMFKKNADDVTAIPRYMQGENATQGAAGTASGMSMLMANASIVMKDLITNYDEGVTRPFISDLYKWNMQFNPDNSCKGDFDIKARGTASLMAKEVRAQQLDNFAATLTPEDAPYIKREELLRQRAEAHDLSSIIKTEDEVEAERNNDAAKAAVAQQQQMQDLQVKVAMLEAEKLTQEVAKLAAEVTRINAIATKTNVDAAYAGMQAAGVATERPEIAPAGDAILKSAGWVDSTPGQPTPPGSAAPGAAQPAIPDPQQLAAQRDPRGGQVGANVGEHAGIETAAIE, from the coding sequence ATGACTGATGTAGTAGATACAACGCATGAAGAGTACGTACGGGCAGCAACCGAGGGGATGGCGCGCGATGATGACGCCGCCTACATCGCGCTCGACACGCTGGGCATTACGCTCCTGGCCGAGTTCGCCCAGGCGGTGGTTGACCGCCGTGAAACCGAACAGCGTTGGCTCATGGACCTGCGCCAGTATCGCGGACTCTATGATCCGGACGTGGAAGCGAAGTTCGGGAAGAACCGGTCCAGGGCGTTTGTGCGCCTGACGCGCGTGAAGGTGAAAACCGCCAACGCGCGCGTCGCCGACCTGCTGTTCCCGACGACGTCGGACCGCAACTGGACGGCCGAACCGACCGCCGTCCCCTCCGTCGACCGCGACACCAAGCGCAAGCTGATCAGTCAGATCGTCGCGAAAACGGGTGTGGTGCCGGCGAAGCGCGAGCTGGACGCCGCGATCGCCAAGCTGGTCAAGATGGCCGCCGACAAAATGACGAAGGTCATGGACGACCAGCTGGCCGAGGCCCAGTACAAAGGCACGGCCAGGGACGTGCTGCACAGCGGCCACCTGTACGGCACTGGCGTGCTCAAGGCGCCGCTGGTCGAGCGCAAGACGCGCCAGAAGTTTGTCCAGGTCAATGGAAACTGGGTGATGAAGACCGAGTCGTATATCGTGCCCTTCGTCGCTTATGTGCCCTTGTGGCGGTTTTACCCGGATATGTCCGCCACCAAGCTGGCCGACTGTGCGTACGTGTTCGAGCAGCACATCATGACGCGCGGCGCGCTCGCCGAACTGGCCAAGCGCAAGGCGTTTAACGGCGCCAAGATCCGCTCCTACATCCTGGCCAACCCCAAGGGGGCGCAAACCTCGCGGGCCTACGACAATGAGATCCGACAGATCGGCGAGCGCCAGTCGGCCAAGCTCAATCACGACGGCAACTACGAGGTGGTGGAGCGCTGGGGTTGGATCGGCGGCGAACTGCTGTCGCAGGCCGGCGTGGACGTCCCCGCAGGCCGGATGCACGAAACGTTTTTCTCGAACGTTTGGATGCTGCCGGACGGGGACGTGATCAAGATCACCCTGCAGCCGATCAACGGCGTGACCTACCCGTACCACCTGTATTACGCCGACAAGGACGAGACGAGCATCTTCGGCGACGGCTTCGCCTCGATCATGCGGGACGACCAGACCACCGTCAACGCGGCCACGCGCATGGTGCTCGACAACGCGGCGTTGTCGGCAGGCCCACAGATCGAGGTGAACATGGCCCTGTTGTCTCCGGCCGAGGACGCGGACGACATGTACCCGTTCAAGATATGGAAGCGCACCGGCCAGGACGCCGGCCAGCAGGCAATCAGGGTGCTCAATGTGCCGAACGGGCTGGAAGAACTGCTGCCCATTGTCGAAATGTTCAAGAAGAACGCCGACGACGTGACGGCCATCCCACGCTACATGCAGGGGGAAAACGCCACTCAGGGCGCCGCCGGCACCGCTTCGGGCATGTCCATGCTCATGGCGAACGCCTCGATCGTGATGAAGGACCTGATCACGAACTACGACGAGGGCGTGACCAGGCCGTTCATTTCGGACCTGTACAAGTGGAACATGCAGTTCAACCCGGACAACAGCTGCAAGGGCGACTTCGACATCAAGGCGCGCGGCACAGCGTCGCTGATGGCGAAGGAAGTGCGTGCGCAGCAGCTGGACAACTTCGCGGCGACCCTCACCCCCGAGGACGCCCCGTACATCAAACGCGAAGAACTGCTTCGCCAGCGCGCGGAAGCGCACGACCTGTCGAGCATCATCAAGACCGAGGACGAGGTGGAGGCCGAGCGCAATAATGACGCCGCCAAGGCCGCCGTCGCCCAGCAGCAGCAGATGCAGGACCTTCAAGTGAAGGTCGCCATGCTGGAGGCCGAGAAGCTGACGCAAGAGGTGGCCAAGCTGGCGGCCGAGGTCACGCGCATCAACGCTATCGCCACCAAGACCAACGTCGACGCGGCGTATGCCGGCATGCAGGCTGCCGGCGTGGCGACGGAGCGTCCGGAGATTGCGCCGGCGGGCGACGCCATCTTGAAATCGGCCGGTTGGGTCGATTCCACCCCCGGCCAGCCCACTCCCCCAGGATCTGCGGCGCCTGGCGCCGCCCAGCCGGCGATTCCTGATCCGCAGCAGCTCGCCGCCCAGCGTGACCCGCGCGGCGGCCAGGTCGGCGCCAACGTCGGCGAGCACGCCGGCATCGAGACCGCGGCAATCGAATGA
- a CDS encoding Ig-like domain-containing protein: MASRLRGPSKTTTSRRRRPHPRQHQHPRQHPTPTPTQHPTPRQHPRQHPRQHQHPTPTPTPTPTPTPTPTPPALPVLDTSLDPTSDNGSSNTDSVTSVLAPEFTVSAGTLLTVGGSVRLLAPSGTVIGTTAVTADAISSGKINVGPGQLDDGVYTFTAQVLDANGKVLGSAPVSVKIVTDLDGVMPSIELAANGGDYNRDGVLDWQQNSVAQMPLKSLADFALGKDAAASSFGAILSGSVGTTNGVVALTPGAQLKDLSITAQPAPLAANFRAVSPVFNFSVTAEEGVNSLPDGDAVQAGLQTRVVIELAQFGALANDFQKFDKVTQSWYSFLDDQDLSTWDDGATLLDVNGDGRIDRIVLTLTEGAKGDEDGLVNGTIVDPGLLAFDTRPVGQVYSIKLAGDDRYYTADAIEAAQKAALPGSVFEGVRFDEIDATKGGRPLATYFQPFTQDYTYAASGQPLPYACYDAVTGAAGFNAAAAGSKNGVDFHLYQDINGNTQLTTAAEAATLNLVAQGFTDRGARFSATTEHAFAFDAEGYLIANQDNASVQLLVQKLAMMYGATTAAGFVDAVEQNYLQQVQLVGVAHGAAATAADLNAVYGTHFTL, encoded by the coding sequence GTGGCATCACGGCTGCGGGGACCATCGAAGACAACGACGTCACGCCGACGCCGACCCCACCCACGCCAACACCAACACCCACGCCAACACCCAACACCAACACCCACCCAACACCCAACACCACGCCAACACCCACGCCAACACCCACGCCAACACCAACACCCCACGCCAACACCAACACCAACACCCACGCCAACACCAACACCCACGCCGCCGGCACTACCCGTGCTGGACACGTCGCTCGACCCTACGTCCGACAATGGGTCCAGCAACACCGATTCCGTTACCAGCGTGCTTGCACCGGAATTCACCGTATCTGCCGGAACCCTGCTGACGGTTGGCGGCAGCGTGCGTCTGCTGGCGCCCTCCGGCACCGTGATCGGCACGACCGCCGTTACCGCCGACGCCATTAGCAGCGGCAAGATCAACGTGGGGCCAGGTCAGTTGGACGACGGCGTCTACACGTTCACAGCACAGGTGCTGGACGCGAATGGCAAAGTGCTCGGTTCTGCACCGGTGTCAGTCAAGATCGTCACGGATCTCGATGGGGTGATGCCGTCGATTGAGCTCGCTGCTAACGGCGGTGACTACAACCGCGACGGTGTGCTGGACTGGCAACAGAATTCCGTCGCGCAGATGCCTCTGAAGTCATTAGCCGACTTTGCCCTGGGCAAGGACGCAGCCGCGTCGTCGTTCGGTGCCATCCTGTCCGGTTCGGTCGGAACGACCAACGGCGTCGTCGCGCTGACGCCCGGAGCGCAACTAAAGGATCTCAGCATCACGGCGCAACCGGCGCCGCTGGCGGCAAACTTCCGGGCCGTCTCTCCTGTCTTCAACTTCTCCGTGACGGCGGAAGAAGGCGTAAACAGCCTGCCAGATGGGGACGCCGTTCAAGCCGGCTTGCAAACGCGGGTTGTCATCGAGCTGGCACAGTTCGGCGCGCTGGCGAACGACTTCCAGAAATTCGATAAGGTCACGCAAAGCTGGTACAGCTTCTTGGACGATCAAGACCTGAGCACCTGGGACGATGGCGCTACGTTGCTTGACGTGAACGGCGACGGCCGCATCGATCGTATCGTACTTACCTTGACAGAGGGTGCCAAAGGCGACGAGGACGGTCTTGTCAACGGGACTATAGTCGACCCGGGTCTGCTCGCGTTTGACACGAGGCCCGTCGGCCAGGTGTACAGCATAAAGCTGGCCGGCGACGATCGCTATTACACGGCCGATGCCATCGAGGCGGCGCAAAAGGCGGCGCTGCCCGGCAGCGTCTTCGAGGGCGTGCGCTTCGACGAGATCGATGCCACGAAGGGTGGGCGGCCTCTGGCGACGTATTTTCAGCCGTTCACGCAGGACTACACGTACGCAGCCAGCGGCCAGCCTCTGCCATATGCCTGCTACGATGCCGTGACGGGCGCAGCGGGGTTCAATGCAGCCGCCGCGGGTAGCAAAAACGGCGTCGATTTCCACCTATACCAAGATATCAATGGTAATACACAGCTGACCACTGCAGCCGAAGCGGCAACGCTAAACCTGGTGGCACAAGGATTCACGGACCGGGGCGCCAGGTTTAGCGCGACTACCGAGCATGCGTTTGCGTTCGATGCGGAAGGCTACCTGATCGCCAACCAGGACAATGCGTCCGTACAGTTGCTGGTGCAGAAACTGGCCATGATGTACGGCGCCACTACGGCAGCTGGGTTTGTCGATGCCGTTGAACAGAATTACCTGCAACAGGTGCAGTTGGTAGGGGTGGCGCATGGCGCGGCCGCCACAGCTGCCGATCTCAACGCCGTGTACGGCACCCATTTCACTCTATGA
- a CDS encoding WD40 repeat domain-containing protein produces MTQLFTNNAESVLAAGITAAATSITVKGGEGALFPNPLKGDYFLITLFQRLGAIEMNWEIVKCTARAGDVLTVERQVEGSTPRAFNAGDPVSLRLTAGAVLPVHQGALTGPLNEAAPVPVVATSSMAIASAGANTLLVSGIASIAAFDAAPPGARRRMVFTDAATLVHNAVSMVLTTGADIVTARGDCAEWLSAGGGNWSMLDYSRASGSPVGVVATAQAVAGQTATGTALITAADAAAARAALGVSVSNYGAGDLLTSVRKMAAPDWLPCDGKPYLKSSYPALSAAIGPATAGIVRLATPVSPPAATSAGCAFSPDGQYVAIAQSTSPYMLMFKRSGDTFSRLGLSQPPTGFTYKIAFSADGTLMAVAQAASPFLSMYRRDGDVFTLANLLTANPSATSKAVAFSPDGNFIACGDDVNGLWLRLYRKASTGYFGSIGISLPGGTVHSVAFSPDGMYLVVACQSTYPMMLYKRAPNGESYVLLPEANLPGQMGTYGTAFSPDGNILAVSMITGGFLALYARDGDKFTRLPDPVVMPTGQSSHLAWSPDGGTLAVGHTNTPFLTMYSREGTTLTKWPSYPLPGGWVSHVSYTKDGAYFVLSMNEAPYMAVYSVLYDAATQFVVPTLASPGAGFKNYIKT; encoded by the coding sequence ATGACACAGCTTTTTACCAACAACGCCGAATCGGTGCTCGCTGCCGGCATCACCGCTGCCGCGACCAGCATCACGGTCAAGGGCGGGGAGGGGGCGCTGTTCCCCAATCCTCTCAAAGGCGATTACTTTCTGATCACGCTTTTTCAGCGCCTGGGCGCCATTGAAATGAACTGGGAGATCGTCAAGTGCACCGCCCGTGCAGGCGATGTGCTGACCGTGGAGCGGCAGGTTGAAGGCAGCACACCGCGCGCGTTCAATGCCGGTGACCCGGTCAGCCTGCGTCTCACCGCCGGCGCCGTCCTGCCAGTGCACCAGGGCGCGCTGACGGGACCGCTGAACGAAGCGGCGCCCGTGCCCGTGGTCGCAACGTCGTCCATGGCGATCGCCAGCGCCGGGGCTAACACGCTGCTTGTCAGCGGAATTGCGTCCATCGCCGCGTTCGATGCCGCCCCACCTGGCGCGCGCCGGCGCATGGTCTTTACCGATGCCGCGACGTTGGTCCACAACGCCGTATCGATGGTGCTGACCACTGGGGCCGATATCGTCACCGCGCGGGGCGACTGCGCCGAATGGCTTTCGGCGGGTGGCGGGAACTGGTCGATGCTGGACTACTCCCGTGCCAGCGGAAGCCCGGTCGGCGTCGTTGCCACCGCCCAGGCCGTGGCCGGACAGACCGCGACGGGTACCGCTTTGATCACCGCTGCCGACGCTGCGGCCGCGCGTGCTGCGCTGGGCGTGAGCGTGAGCAACTACGGCGCGGGCGATCTCCTGACGTCGGTGCGCAAAATGGCGGCGCCCGACTGGCTTCCGTGCGACGGAAAGCCGTACCTCAAAAGCAGCTACCCCGCGCTTTCTGCCGCAATAGGACCTGCCACAGCCGGCATCGTCAGGCTTGCGACACCAGTTTCTCCCCCCGCCGCGACGAGCGCAGGGTGCGCATTCAGCCCTGACGGGCAGTACGTGGCCATCGCGCAGTCGACGTCGCCCTATATGCTGATGTTCAAGCGCAGCGGCGATACGTTCTCCCGCTTGGGCCTGAGCCAGCCACCGACCGGGTTTACTTACAAAATCGCTTTTAGCGCGGACGGTACCCTGATGGCGGTGGCGCAGGCGGCTTCGCCGTTTCTGTCAATGTACAGGCGCGATGGTGATGTTTTTACCCTGGCCAACCTCTTGACAGCGAATCCTTCGGCGACATCGAAAGCGGTCGCATTCAGTCCCGACGGCAATTTCATCGCGTGCGGAGACGACGTCAACGGCCTGTGGCTCCGCCTCTACCGTAAGGCCAGCACCGGCTATTTCGGTAGCATCGGGATTTCTCTGCCTGGAGGAACCGTCCACTCCGTCGCGTTCAGCCCCGACGGCATGTATCTGGTAGTCGCTTGCCAAAGCACTTACCCGATGATGCTCTACAAGCGCGCGCCGAATGGTGAGTCTTATGTCCTGTTACCGGAAGCGAACCTTCCAGGACAGATGGGAACCTACGGCACCGCATTCAGTCCCGACGGCAACATATTGGCCGTTTCAATGATCACGGGCGGCTTTCTTGCGCTTTATGCCCGGGATGGGGACAAATTCACCAGACTGCCTGACCCGGTGGTGATGCCCACAGGGCAGAGTAGCCATCTCGCTTGGAGCCCGGACGGCGGCACGCTTGCTGTCGGCCATACCAACACCCCGTTCCTCACGATGTATTCCCGTGAAGGCACAACGCTCACGAAATGGCCCAGCTACCCTTTGCCGGGCGGTTGGGTGTCGCATGTCTCGTACACGAAGGATGGTGCGTATTTCGTGTTGTCGATGAATGAAGCGCCTTACATGGCCGTCTACAGCGTGCTCTATGACGCGGCCACCCAATTTGTCGTGCCCACGCTGGCCTCGCCCGGTGCGGGATTCAAAAATTACATCAAGACATAA
- a CDS encoding phage fiber-tail adaptor protein produces MSLATFTKQPIEKLDYDILYDDWLTPGDGINLVKVTIDKPGLTSPRQNVSAFALKVWIAGGEDGVTYKVTVTAETDDGRIKQDEFKIKVKEY; encoded by the coding sequence ATGAGCTTAGCCACCTTTACCAAGCAACCAATCGAAAAGCTCGATTACGACATCCTGTACGACGACTGGCTCACCCCCGGCGATGGCATCAACTTGGTCAAAGTCACGATCGACAAACCCGGCTTGACGTCGCCACGCCAGAACGTGTCCGCATTTGCGCTCAAGGTGTGGATCGCCGGCGGGGAGGACGGCGTGACCTACAAGGTCACGGTCACGGCCGAGACGGACGACGGCCGTATCAAGCAGGACGAATTCAAGATCAAGGTGAAGGAATATTGA
- a CDS encoding response regulator: MNSKRVLLIDDNEINMDLMIFVMNVWGFLVIPALNGPAGLAISKSEIPDLIICDIQMPHLDGFQIVQTLKSDPQYSSIPIIALTAMAMMGDKENLLAAGFDSYLSKPVEIDELKGALRKLLPGWTDATD; encoded by the coding sequence ATGAATTCAAAGAGAGTTTTATTAATAGATGACAACGAAATCAACATGGATTTGATGATATTTGTCATGAATGTCTGGGGATTTTTAGTAATACCTGCATTAAACGGTCCCGCTGGGCTTGCGATCAGCAAATCTGAAATTCCTGACTTGATCATTTGTGATATTCAAATGCCGCATTTAGACGGTTTTCAAATCGTCCAGACTTTAAAGTCTGACCCTCAATATTCGTCCATCCCCATCATTGCTCTGACAGCAATGGCAATGATGGGCGACAAAGAAAATCTGCTTGCCGCTGGGTTCGACAGTTACCTTAGTAAGCCAGTTGAAATTGATGAGTTAAAAGGCGCATTAAGAAAACTCTTGCCTGGCTGGACCGATGCGACGGACTAG